From one Lysobacterales bacterium genomic stretch:
- a CDS encoding pyridoxal-dependent decarboxylase, exosortase A system-associated, with protein sequence MVEAGMVLRDWPRNGAGEWLVGGRPLSRVVAEVGGTPCYLYDRGRLDARVAALRSGLDERIHLHYAVKANPMPALVAHLARRVDGLDVASAGEMRVALDAGMAADHVSFAGPGKSEAELVQAQAAGILVNLESFREVDLLVAASERTGTPARVAVRVNLPFELKASGMKMSGGAKQFGVDAEQVPELLARIRAAGLAFEGFHCYAGSQNLSAEAIVEAQQRSYDLLRGWLDLLPAPVRTLNLGGGFGIPYSDRDRSLDLAPVKQALADLAGRCASDFGAGARIVLELGRYLVGEAGLYVCRVIDRKVSRGHPFLVTDGGMHQHLAASGNFGQVIRRNYPVAINGHRPGSGTVSVVGPLCTPLDLLGDRVELPDAGPGDLVVVFQSGAYGRTASPRQFLGHPDVIEALI encoded by the coding sequence ATGGTCGAGGCAGGGATGGTGTTGCGGGACTGGCCGCGCAACGGCGCCGGCGAGTGGCTGGTCGGGGGACGCCCCCTCTCGCGCGTCGTGGCCGAGGTCGGGGGCACGCCCTGCTACCTGTATGACCGCGGCCGTCTCGATGCGCGGGTGGCGGCGCTGCGGAGCGGCCTGGACGAACGCATCCATCTCCACTACGCGGTGAAGGCCAACCCCATGCCGGCCCTGGTCGCCCACCTCGCGCGGCGGGTCGACGGCCTGGATGTCGCCTCCGCGGGCGAGATGCGGGTCGCTCTGGATGCCGGCATGGCTGCCGATCATGTCAGTTTCGCCGGGCCCGGCAAGTCGGAAGCCGAACTCGTGCAGGCACAGGCGGCCGGCATCCTTGTGAACCTCGAGTCGTTCCGCGAAGTCGACCTCCTGGTCGCCGCCAGCGAGCGCACCGGCACGCCGGCGCGGGTGGCGGTGCGCGTCAATCTGCCGTTCGAGCTGAAGGCGTCCGGCATGAAGATGAGTGGCGGCGCCAAGCAGTTCGGCGTCGACGCCGAGCAGGTGCCCGAGCTGCTCGCGCGGATCCGCGCTGCCGGTCTCGCCTTCGAAGGCTTCCATTGCTACGCGGGCTCCCAGAACCTGAGCGCCGAAGCCATCGTCGAGGCCCAGCAGCGCAGCTACGACCTGCTGCGCGGCTGGCTCGACCTGCTGCCGGCGCCGGTGCGCACCCTGAACCTCGGTGGCGGCTTCGGCATTCCCTACAGCGACCGCGACCGCAGCCTCGACCTTGCGCCGGTGAAGCAGGCGCTGGCCGACCTGGCCGGTCGCTGCGCGTCCGACTTCGGAGCGGGGGCGCGCATCGTCCTCGAACTCGGTCGCTATCTGGTCGGCGAGGCCGGCCTGTACGTTTGTCGGGTGATCGACCGCAAGGTCTCGCGGGGTCATCCGTTCCTGGTCACCGACGGCGGCATGCACCAGCACCTGGCGGCCTCCGGAAATTTCGGCCAGGTGATCCGCCGCAACTATCCGGTCGCGATCAACGGCCATCGTCCCGGCAGCGGCACGGTGTCGGTGGTCGGGCCCTTGTGCACGCCGCTCGACCTGCTTGGCGACCGCGTGGAGCTGCCGGATGCTGGACCGGGCGACCTCGTCGTGGTGTTCCAGTCGGGCGCCTACGGCCGGACCGCCAGTCCCAGGCAGTTCCTGGGCCACCCGGATGTGATCGAGGCGCTCATCTGA